Proteins from a genomic interval of Anolis sagrei isolate rAnoSag1 chromosome 1, rAnoSag1.mat, whole genome shotgun sequence:
- the PTP4A1 gene encoding protein tyrosine phosphatase type IVA 1 isoform X2, whose translation MARMNRPAPVEITYKNMRFLITHNPTNATLNKFIEELKKYGVTTVVRVCEATYDTAPVEKEGIQVLDWPFDDGAPPSIQIVDDWLNLLKVKFREEPGCCIAVHCVAGLGRAPVLVALALIECGMKYEDAVQFIRHAVEPLTANSFSIWRNIVPKCVCVSKIRTVIVTTVVFSKKTKLPILLLWK comes from the exons ATGGCTCGAATGAACCGCCCAGCTCCTGTGGAAATCACTTACAAGAATATGAGATTTCTTATCACTCATAATCCAACCAATGCAACCTTAAACAAGTTCATAGAG GAACTTAAGAAGTATGGAGTTACTACAGTAGTAAGAGTCTGTGAAGCCACTTATGACACTGCTCCTGTAGAAAAGGAAGGGATTCAGGTTTTG GACTGGCCCTTTGATGATGGAGCCCCGCCATCTATCCAGATTGTTGATGATTGGCTGAACCTTCTGAAAGTTAAATTCCGCGAAGAGCCGGGATGTTGTATTGCTGTACATTGTGTTGCTGGTCTTGGAAG AGCACCTGTTTTAGTTGCCCTTGCACTCATTGAATGTGGAATGAAATATGAAGATGCAGTGCAGTTCATAAGACA CGCCGTGGAGCCTTTAACAGCAAACAGCTTCTCTATTTGGAGAAATATCGTCCCAAAATGCGTCTGCGTTTCAAAGATTCGAACGGTCATCGTAACAACTGTTGTATTCAGTAAAAAAACCAAGCTGCCTATATTGCTGCTTTGGAAGTAG
- the PTP4A1 gene encoding protein tyrosine phosphatase type IVA 1 isoform X1, protein MARMNRPAPVEITYKNMRFLITHNPTNATLNKFIEELKKYGVTTVVRVCEATYDTAPVEKEGIQVLDWPFDDGAPPSIQIVDDWLNLLKVKFREEPGCCIAVHCVAGLGRAPVLVALALIECGMKYEDAVQFIRQKRRGAFNSKQLLYLEKYRPKMRLRFKDSNGHRNNCCIQ, encoded by the exons ATGGCTCGAATGAACCGCCCAGCTCCTGTGGAAATCACTTACAAGAATATGAGATTTCTTATCACTCATAATCCAACCAATGCAACCTTAAACAAGTTCATAGAG GAACTTAAGAAGTATGGAGTTACTACAGTAGTAAGAGTCTGTGAAGCCACTTATGACACTGCTCCTGTAGAAAAGGAAGGGATTCAGGTTTTG GACTGGCCCTTTGATGATGGAGCCCCGCCATCTATCCAGATTGTTGATGATTGGCTGAACCTTCTGAAAGTTAAATTCCGCGAAGAGCCGGGATGTTGTATTGCTGTACATTGTGTTGCTGGTCTTGGAAG AGCACCTGTTTTAGTTGCCCTTGCACTCATTGAATGTGGAATGAAATATGAAGATGCAGTGCAGTTCATAAGACA gaaGCGCCGTGGAGCCTTTAACAGCAAACAGCTTCTCTATTTGGAGAAATATCGTCCCAAAATGCGTCTGCGTTTCAAAGATTCGAACGGTCATCGTAACAACTGTTGTATTCAGTAA